The genomic stretch ACGCGCGAGCGGGGGCCATCGATATCCTGGCCCTCCAGCAAGAGTCTCCACCCGGGTTCTGCAGGGTCGCAACGAGGCCGTGCACTTCGCCGCGGCGAGGGTGTCGCTCGAGGGTCGCCTTCGAGAAGAGGTGGCGGCGCCTTATCGCGGAGGTGACGAACGAGTCAGGGGCGCGGAGCGGCCGGATCGGTCACCAGCGTCGCGCAGCCGCGCGCGCCAACCCGAGGGACGACGTCGAGGGCTCGATGGGTCCTCTCCGGTTGAACCACGTCGGTCGACGCACCGCCCGACTCGCTGCTCGCCGGTGGCGGCCCAAGCCAAGCCCCCGCCCGTAACTTGGTTGCGCTCGCAACGGAAGCGTAGAGTAGGGCAGGTTCACGGCGGATCAGCCTGTCGTTCGGTCGTGGACGTGTCTCGACTGGAGTCACGGAAATGACGCCCGGCGATCTCGGTCTCCTCGTCCTGCGGCTCGTGATCGGCCTCACCTTCGCCGCCCACGGCGCGCAGAAGGCATTTGGCTGGTGGTCGGGTCCCGGGTATGCCGGCTGGCGGGCTGGGATCGAGCGGATGGGGCTTCGACCGCCAGGCTTCTGGACACTCGTCTCGACGGCGGCCGAACTCGGGGGCGGGGTCCTCCTCGCAGTGGGTCTCCTCACCCCGTTCGCGACCGCAGCGCTCATCGCCCAGTCGGTCGTGATCGTCGGTCTCGTCCATCTGCCAAAGGGTTTCTGGAACCGCAACGGCGGCGTCGAGTTCGCGCTCAGCCTTGCGGCGGGAGTCGTGGCCCTCGCCGGCACCGGATCCGGGTCGGCGTCGCTCGATGCGGCCCTGGGGCTGACGTACTCGGCGGAGGTTCGCGGTCTGCTCATCGCGGTCGGGATCGTCGGCGCCCTCGTCGGGCTGGTGATTTCGCGCCTTCGGCCAGTGGAGCGTCCGGCGGCGGGAGGGCCACGCTAGCGCGGCTCAGACCGGCGGTGGCCTTCTTGGGCCCCGGCAGAGGCCCCCGTCGGCGCGATCCAGCAGGTTCCGCGTGCGAGCCTCAGCTGGAAATGTGGAATCTCTCGTCAACGCCCCGCCGCCTCGGTTTGGGGTCACGGGCACCTCGATCGAGCGTGGCCGACGTGGAGCTGATCGAGACCAATGACGGTACCGACCAGCGGGCAGGGGCATGGCCGGCGGACGGAGGGCTGCCTTCTCGGCGGACGTCCCGCGCAGCACCTGCTAGGTCGGCCCTCGCGCACCCGCGCCAGCCCGTCCGGGCGGGGATCGGCGCGGCAGAAGAGTGCCCCAGTGAGTCCTTGTCCGACGTCGCCGCCGATGGTGCCCTCCGTGGAACGTGCGGATCGCGCTCGTTCCAGGCCAGGGGTGATCGTCATGCGCCGCCTCCTCGGACTCCTCTTCGCCGGCGGGCTCCTCCTGCTCGGCTCGCTGCCGCTCACGACGAGTACGGCTGCAGCGACGCTCGCTGCCGCGACGACCTGCAGCAACGGCGTCGACAACACCGGCGGCCTTGGCCTGATCTGCAACGTCATCGTCGTCAACACGATCACCGCCAGCGGCGGCACCGCGGTGGTCACGGTCCAGGAGTGCCATGGCGCCGCGGGTGCTCCGTCAGCTGCCTGCACAACGACCACGGATTCCCTCACCGGACCGGTCACCGTTGTCAACCAGTGCAACAACTCGATCAATGGCGGCGGCGGCACGCTCCGCTGCAGCGTCCAGATCACGAATGACTTCGGTGGCGTCAGTCCCGGCGCGACCGGTGCGACCGTCAACCAATGCGTC from Acidimicrobiales bacterium encodes the following:
- a CDS encoding DoxX family protein; this translates as MTPGDLGLLVLRLVIGLTFAAHGAQKAFGWWSGPGYAGWRAGIERMGLRPPGFWTLVSTAAELGGGVLLAVGLLTPFATAALIAQSVVIVGLVHLPKGFWNRNGGVEFALSLAAGVVALAGTGSGSASLDAALGLTYSAEVRGLLIAVGIVGALVGLVISRLRPVERPAAGGPR